A single region of the Malaclemys terrapin pileata isolate rMalTer1 chromosome 2, rMalTer1.hap1, whole genome shotgun sequence genome encodes:
- the GKN2 gene encoding gastrokine-2 — MNTVATVIAVLGVFWTQAYSYEFYSLPGTNGDYVQQTVTISNELHIADIHVHAGMCSSDTIFDYKHGYIATRLFSRRACFILKMEKGYIPELKEIGRLAYEKQMMNKMFSQKHLWVQYEPSDSIFGEIKEWFTFGKPIEKLCKGVPVYKVRKVEGAIRTGGCAKAGILGILDISICGRIDV; from the exons ATGAACACAGTT GCTACAGTAATTGCTGTGCTGGGAGTCTTCTGGACTCAAGCTTATTCATATGAA TTCTATAGCCTCCCAGGAACAAACGGTGACTACGTCCAGCAAACCGTGACTATTAGCAATGAACTTCATATTGCTGATATCCATGTCCATGCTGGGATGTGCTCCTCTGATACCATTTTTGACTACAAACAT ggaTATATTGCTACAAGGCTGTTTTCCCGGAGGGCCTGCTTTATCTTGAAAATGGAGAAAGGATATATCCCAGAGCTGAAAGAAATCGGACGGCTTGCTTACGAGAAACAG ATGATGAACAAGATGTTTTCCCAAAAACATCTGTGGGTGCAATATGAACCCAGTGATTCTATATTTGGTGAAATCAAGGAGTGGTTTACCTTTGGTAAACCCATTGAGAAACTCTGCAAGGGTGTGCCTGTCTACAAGGTTCGCAAGGTTGAAG GTGCCATAAGAACTGGTGGCTGTGCTAAGGCAGGAATCCTGGGCATTTTGGACATTTCAATCTGCGGAAGGATCGATGTTTAG